The DNA window CTATGTAGGTTGTAATCTGGCGTATGGCTTCCTGCCGGGTTTCGTAGCGCCGATGATGAACCAGTTCGTTTTTCAGTACACCCCAAAAGCTTTCAATGGGAGCGTTGTCGTAGCCGTTCTCCCTGCGGCTCATGGATGCCCGCATTGAA is part of the Desulfobotulus pelophilus genome and encodes:
- a CDS encoding IS3 family transposase, whose translation is SMRASMSRRENGYDNAPIESFWGVLKNELVHHRRYETRQEAIRQITTYIEIFYNRQRRQQKRLDYLSPASYEK